In Festucalex cinctus isolate MCC-2025b chromosome 5, RoL_Fcin_1.0, whole genome shotgun sequence, a single genomic region encodes these proteins:
- the crhbp gene encoding corticotropin-releasing factor-binding protein, which produces MSPSARTQLLVLLLSLSSHMMLSRYIEEDDTSDGLYSLLSSEQKRESEDFVFRRSLRCLDMLATEGHFTFVASSPQQLACAAFIIGEPSEVIGLELSDVNIDCDAGDFIKIFDGWVLKGEKFPSNQDHPLPLHQRYTDICSSTPPGHASRSSQNVAMVFFRIHAPDSGFTLIVKKLRNPFPCNIMSQSPEGSFTMVMPHQHRNCSFSIIYPVEIQLTQLSLGQAKSNQLRPKATLSGCSGSADYVELLGGNGVDTSRMFPVADLCFPLSGLAQMKIGCDNSVVRLVSSGNYINRVSFRYRLLQRNVLPEAHENSLDNMCNVE; this is translated from the exons ATGTCTCCGTCTGCGCGCACACAACTTCTCGTCCTCCTTCTTTCGCTCTCATCCCACATGATGCTCAGCCGCTACATCGAG GAGGACGACACTTCAGACGGATTATATTCTCTTCTCAGTTCGGAGCAGAAGAGAGAATCAGAAGATTTTGTTTTCAGACGATCTCTTA GATGTTTGGACATGTTGGCCACCGAGGGCCACTTCACCTTCGTGGCGTCGTCGCCGCAGCAGCTGGCCTGCGCCGCCTTCATCATCGGCGAGCCGAGCGAGGTCATCGGCCTGGAGCTGTCTGACGTCAACATCGACTGCGACGCCGGCGACTTCATCAAG ATATTTGACGGTTGGGTCCTGAAGGGGGAGAAGTTCCCCAGTAACCAAGACCACCCGCTGCCTCTGCACCAGCGCTACACTGACATCTGTTCCTCCACGCCGCCGGGTCACGCCAGTCGCTCGTCCCAGAACGTCGCCATGGTCTTCTTCCGCATCCACGCCCCCGACAGCGGCTTCACCCTCATCGTGAAGAAGCTGCGCAACCCTTTCC CATGTAACATCATGTCTCAGAGCCCAGAGGGCAGCTTCACCATGGTGATGCCGCATCAGCACAGGAACTGCAGCTTCTCCATCATCTACCCGGTGGAGATCCAACTGACACAGCTCAGCCTGGGGCAGGCCAAAAGCAACCAGCTCAGGCCCAAG gCGACGCTGTCTGGATGTTCGGGATCCGCCGACTATGTGGAGCTGCTGGGTGGGAACGGGGTGGACACGTCGCGCATGTTCCCTGTTGCTGATCTGTGTTTTCCTCTCAGCGGGCTCG CCCAGATGAAGATCGGTTGCGATAACTCGGTGGTGAGGCTGGTGTCCAGTGGCAACTACATCAACCGAGTGTCTTTCCGTTACCGGCTACTCCAACGCAACGTGCTGCCCGAGGCCCACGAGAACAGCCTGGACAACATGTGCAATGTGGAGTGA